Genomic DNA from Rhodoferax mekongensis:
CGTTACCAAGGCACGCGCGGCTATGCAACCAGTTGCAGTGTAGAAGTCTAGCCAGATTTATGCAACTGGTTGCATAGTTAGAGTGCTGCCCTTAGACTCGCTCGCATGTCGCTTGCCCACGCCGTGCTCACTTCGCTGATTGAAAAACCGTCCTCAGGGTACGAGCTGGCGCGGCGGTTTGACAAGTCCATTGGCTACTTCTGGCACGCCACGCACCAGCAGATTTACCGCGAACTGGCCCGCATGGAAGAGAAGGGTTGGATCGTCTCTGACAGCGCGCCCGACGCCGGTGCCACTCGCAAGCGGGAGTACAAGGTGCTGCCGGACGGCCGGGCCGAACTGGTGCGGTGGACCAGCGAGCCTGCTGCGCCCATGGATTTGCGGGACGAGTTCACCGTCAAAATCCGCGCGGATGCCGCATT
This window encodes:
- a CDS encoding PadR family transcriptional regulator; translation: MSLAHAVLTSLIEKPSSGYELARRFDKSIGYFWHATHQQIYRELARMEEKGWIVSDSAPDAGATRKREYKVLPDGRAELVRWTSEPAAPMDLRDEFTVKIRADAALNEVDLSDELRARIAQHTERLAHYRAIEARDFARKEAMPRAKRLQHLILKKGIMFEEGSIAWAQEALAVLQED